Proteins from one Lachnospiraceae bacterium KGMB03038 genomic window:
- a CDS encoding SufD family Fe-S cluster assembly protein, with amino-acid sequence MAELDQVTKQILAQIDGVGFEQKGAFNLRHNGTALCHGDTEHIKIKRKTDKQGIDVYIDGNTKGEQVHIPVVVNASGMTDIVYNDFYIGEGADVTIVAGCGIHNSGCNESRHDGIHAFHVAKGANVRYEEKHYGEGEGTGARILNPVTKIYMEEDSVFTLDTVQIKGVDSTKRETEVVLGAGAKLYVLEKLMTHDAQTAESNMEVQMNGEDSTAQIISRSVAKGTSKQVFHPKAVGNAKCHAHIQCDSIIMDQAEVCSIPEIDAKHVDAGIIHEAAIGRINDEQVTKLRTLGMTAEEAEGVIIENFLN; translated from the coding sequence ATGGCAGAATTAGATCAGGTGACAAAGCAGATCCTTGCGCAGATTGACGGCGTTGGATTTGAGCAGAAAGGCGCGTTTAATCTCCGTCACAATGGAACCGCCTTATGCCATGGAGATACTGAGCATATCAAGATAAAAAGGAAAACGGACAAGCAGGGGATAGACGTTTATATTGACGGAAATACAAAAGGGGAACAGGTGCATATCCCGGTTGTTGTAAACGCGTCTGGGATGACGGATATTGTGTACAATGATTTCTATATCGGGGAAGGAGCGGATGTGACGATCGTAGCCGGATGCGGGATTCACAACAGCGGCTGCAATGAGAGCCGCCATGATGGAATCCACGCGTTCCATGTGGCGAAAGGAGCCAATGTCCGCTATGAAGAAAAACATTATGGAGAGGGAGAAGGGACTGGGGCGAGAATCCTGAACCCGGTGACCAAGATCTATATGGAAGAGGATTCTGTATTTACGCTGGACACGGTGCAGATCAAAGGAGTTGATTCTACTAAGCGGGAGACTGAGGTCGTTCTGGGAGCGGGGGCAAAATTATACGTACTTGAAAAGCTGATGACTCATGATGCCCAGACAGCAGAGTCGAATATGGAAGTCCAGATGAATGGAGAAGACAGTACAGCCCAGATTATTTCCCGTTCTGTAGCAAAAGGCACGTCCAAACAGGTGTTTCATCCCAAAGCTGTAGGAAATGCCAAATGCCATGCTCATATTCAGTGTGATTCGATCATTATGGATCAGGCAGAGGTATGTTCGATCCCGGAGATTGACGCAAAACACGTGGACGCCGGAATCATCCATGAAGCGGCCATCGGCAGGATCAACGACGAGCAGGTGACGAAGCTGCGGACGCTGGGTATGACGGCAGAGGAAGCCGAAGGAGTGATCATCGAGAATTTCCTGAATTAG
- a CDS encoding metal-sensing transcriptional repressor: MKQCMDADNLHRRLKKIIGQVQAIDRMVDEDIPCEDVLSQINAAKSALHKVGQIVLEGHINHCIRDGIEHGDVDKTLASFTKAVERFSNMG; encoded by the coding sequence ATGAAGCAATGTATGGATGCTGACAATCTGCACCGCCGTTTAAAAAAAATCATCGGACAGGTCCAGGCTATCGACCGTATGGTGGATGAGGATATCCCCTGCGAAGACGTTCTCTCTCAGATTAACGCCGCCAAGTCTGCCCTGCACAAAGTAGGCCAGATTGTACTGGAAGGACACATTAATCACTGTATCCGTGACGGCATTGAACATGGAGATGTCGACAAAACCCTGGCCAGCTTCACAAAGGCGGTGGAACGTTTTTCAAATATGGGATAA
- a CDS encoding ATP-binding cassette domain-containing protein: MLEVKNLTFKVNENGIERSIVKDISFQAKDGEMLVITGPNGGGKSTLAKVLMGIEAADAGQILLDGEDITDYDINHRAQAGIGFAFQQPPRFKGMTVIKLLSLAAGRELTEPECCKLLSSVGLCAKEYITREIDGTLSGGEMKRLEIATVLAKPHKLCIFDEPEAGIDLWSFSMLIQQFEKIHKRKEECLILISHQERIIRMADRIMVIENGKIASLGDRDQILPSLLDSSDSCVCLERED, translated from the coding sequence ATGCTTGAAGTGAAGAATCTGACATTCAAAGTGAATGAAAACGGAATAGAGAGAAGTATCGTAAAGGATATCAGTTTCCAGGCAAAAGACGGAGAGATGCTGGTCATCACCGGGCCGAATGGAGGCGGAAAATCAACACTCGCAAAAGTCCTGATGGGAATCGAGGCGGCGGATGCGGGCCAGATCCTGCTGGACGGGGAAGATATCACAGATTATGATATCAACCACAGAGCCCAGGCCGGGATAGGATTTGCCTTTCAGCAGCCGCCCAGATTTAAAGGGATGACGGTGATCAAGCTGCTGTCTCTGGCGGCAGGCCGGGAATTGACAGAGCCGGAATGCTGCAAGCTGTTGAGCAGCGTGGGCCTGTGCGCCAAAGAGTATATCACCAGGGAAATTGACGGAACTCTTTCCGGAGGAGAGATGAAGCGGCTGGAGATCGCCACAGTCCTGGCGAAGCCCCACAAGCTTTGTATCTTTGACGAGCCGGAGGCAGGGATTGACCTGTGGAGTTTTTCTATGCTGATCCAGCAGTTTGAGAAGATCCATAAGAGAAAGGAAGAATGTCTTATCCTGATCTCCCACCAGGAGCGGATCATACGGATGGCAGACCGGATCATGGTCATCGAGAACGGGAAGATCGCTTCCCTTGGCGACAGAGACCAAATCCTTCCATCCCTTTTGGACAGCAGTGATTCCTGTGTATGTTTGGAGCGGGAAGACTAA
- a CDS encoding sodium-dependent transporter, translating to MNSENKKERAQFTGRLGFIVACIGSAVGMGNIWMFPYRAGTFGGAAFLIPYFIFVILLGFSGVIGEMAFGRGMGTGPMGAFAGAMELRFGQKGRKYGKLVGLIPVLGSLGIAIGYSVVVGWFLKYLWSAVTGSLTQVNDMGAYFGELAVDFGSVGWQMLGLALTFLIMLLGVAKGIEKMNKVMMPAFFVLFLVLFIRVITLPGATEGFRYMFVPKWDQLGNVKTWVYALGQAFFSLSVAGSGTIVYGSYLKKDIDVVGCARNVAFFDTCAAILAGMVVIPAVFAFGLDVGSGPPLMFITLPVVFQQLPMGNLFAVIFFVAALFAAVTSLMNLFETPIEALQGELKLSRKTAVGIVALIAALVGIFIESGDAVGAWMDAVSIYIIPLGALIAGIMFFWICPKGYAKAQVEVGRDKPLGKWFEPVTKYLFVGITFIVYILGIFFGGIG from the coding sequence ATGAACAGTGAGAATAAAAAGGAAAGAGCCCAGTTTACCGGCCGGCTGGGATTTATCGTAGCCTGTATTGGCTCTGCGGTCGGTATGGGAAATATCTGGATGTTCCCGTATCGGGCGGGAACTTTTGGCGGAGCCGCGTTCCTGATCCCATATTTCATTTTTGTGATCCTGCTTGGATTTTCTGGCGTGATCGGGGAAATGGCGTTTGGCCGGGGAATGGGGACAGGCCCTATGGGCGCTTTTGCCGGGGCGATGGAACTGCGGTTTGGCCAGAAGGGGAGAAAGTATGGGAAATTAGTGGGTCTGATACCGGTCTTGGGGTCTTTGGGCATTGCCATCGGTTATTCCGTTGTGGTAGGATGGTTCTTAAAATATCTTTGGAGCGCCGTGACCGGAAGCCTGACTCAAGTGAATGATATGGGGGCTTATTTTGGAGAACTGGCAGTAGATTTTGGAAGTGTCGGATGGCAGATGCTGGGGCTTGCGCTTACGTTCCTTATTATGCTCCTTGGAGTGGCGAAAGGGATCGAGAAGATGAATAAGGTAATGATGCCGGCTTTTTTTGTCTTGTTTCTGGTATTATTTATCCGTGTGATCACACTTCCCGGAGCGACCGAGGGATTCCGGTATATGTTTGTTCCCAAATGGGACCAGCTTGGAAATGTCAAGACCTGGGTGTACGCGCTGGGGCAGGCATTTTTCTCTCTTTCCGTGGCAGGCTCCGGGACGATTGTTTATGGCAGTTACCTGAAAAAAGATATTGACGTGGTAGGCTGTGCCAGAAATGTGGCGTTTTTTGATACCTGCGCGGCTATTCTCGCAGGGATGGTCGTGATTCCCGCGGTATTTGCTTTTGGCCTTGATGTGGGAAGCGGCCCGCCGCTGATGTTCATCACTCTTCCGGTGGTATTCCAGCAGCTTCCTATGGGGAATTTATTTGCGGTGATCTTCTTTGTGGCGGCGCTATTCGCGGCTGTGACTTCGCTGATGAATCTATTTGAGACACCCATCGAGGCGCTGCAGGGCGAATTGAAGCTTTCCCGGAAAACGGCGGTAGGGATCGTGGCCCTGATCGCCGCGTTGGTGGGAATTTTTATCGAAAGCGGCGATGCGGTGGGCGCATGGATGGACGCGGTTTCCATTTATATCATTCCGCTGGGGGCATTGATCGCCGGGATCATGTTTTTCTGGATCTGCCCGAAAGGCTACGCCAAAGCCCAGGTTGAGGTCGGAAGAGATAAGCCTCTCGGGAAATGGTTTGAGCCGGTGACAAAGTATCTGTTTGTAGGGATCACGTTTATCGTTTATATCTTGGGGATCTTTTTCGGAGGAATCGGCTAG
- a CDS encoding aminopeptidase P family protein yields the protein MDSKSNIRRRLAALRQAMAEQNLSAYYIATEDEHLSEYISDHFKFRAWLSGFTGSAGTLIVLLDQAALWTDGRYFLQAEEQLEGTGIQLMKQQIPGVPSITEFLISHLHMGQSVGVDGRTISAKAGRDLSEALGKNGIRLEADADLAETVWKDRPPLSPKKIWLYPKTYAGRSASAKLADLRKKLKELQADAHVICALDEIAWLLNLRGQDVDYNPVFLSYMVLTPASLHLFLHRECLTSEAEDSLMELDVILHPYREIYDFAKQELSGKRILLSPSRTNYHLTRLLEDSGARLAAASDPTVFLKSVKNETEIASTKQAHIKDGLVMVRFMKWLKENVREGGLTEASAAAYLDQLRQNTPGSLGLSFETIAGYGPHGAIVHYAVSPDTDVSLEPHGLFLVDSGGHYLEGTTDITRTFALGPLTPEEKKHFTLVLRCMLNLMYAVFPENVCCHNLDTLARAPLWEHGLDFLHGTGHGVGHLLNVHEGPNNINWKLRPGSSPVPLIPGMITTDEPGVYIEGKYGIRLENELLCQEKETTSYGRFFQFESLTLAPIDLDALDVSLLSAPDRARLNQYHQNVFEILSPELSPGERDWLAYYTRKI from the coding sequence ATGGATTCAAAATCAAATATCCGCCGGCGGCTTGCCGCTTTGCGCCAGGCTATGGCGGAACAAAACTTATCTGCTTACTATATCGCTACGGAAGATGAGCATCTCTCCGAATATATAAGCGACCACTTTAAATTTCGCGCCTGGCTCTCTGGCTTTACCGGATCTGCCGGCACTCTGATCGTTCTTCTTGACCAGGCGGCGCTTTGGACTGATGGACGTTATTTTCTCCAAGCAGAAGAACAACTGGAAGGCACCGGCATCCAGCTTATGAAGCAGCAGATTCCCGGCGTTCCTTCCATTACCGAATTTTTGATCAGCCACCTCCATATGGGCCAGAGCGTAGGCGTGGATGGCCGCACCATTTCCGCCAAGGCGGGGAGGGACCTAAGCGAAGCACTGGGGAAAAACGGCATCCGGCTGGAGGCAGACGCAGATCTGGCAGAAACTGTCTGGAAAGACCGTCCGCCTCTTTCTCCTAAGAAAATCTGGCTCTATCCAAAGACCTATGCCGGCAGGTCCGCTTCTGCTAAATTAGCGGACCTGCGGAAGAAATTAAAAGAACTCCAGGCAGATGCCCATGTGATCTGCGCTCTGGATGAAATTGCCTGGCTCCTCAACTTACGCGGCCAGGATGTGGACTATAATCCCGTTTTCCTTTCCTACATGGTTCTTACCCCGGCTTCCCTCCATCTCTTCCTGCATCGGGAATGCCTTACCTCAGAAGCGGAAGACAGCCTTATGGAACTGGACGTTATCTTGCATCCTTATCGTGAAATCTATGATTTCGCGAAACAGGAACTTAGCGGAAAACGCATCCTTCTTTCCCCCAGCCGGACTAATTACCATCTGACCCGCCTCCTGGAAGACTCCGGCGCCCGGCTTGCCGCCGCCTCCGATCCGACCGTCTTTTTGAAATCTGTTAAAAATGAAACGGAGATAGCTTCTACAAAGCAGGCCCACATCAAAGACGGCTTAGTCATGGTGCGATTTATGAAGTGGCTGAAAGAAAACGTGCGGGAAGGAGGCCTTACTGAAGCCTCCGCCGCCGCTTACTTGGATCAGCTCAGACAGAACACCCCCGGCAGTCTGGGTCTTAGCTTTGAGACCATTGCCGGCTATGGCCCCCACGGCGCCATCGTCCATTACGCTGTCTCTCCTGATACAGACGTTTCTCTGGAACCTCATGGACTTTTCCTAGTAGACTCCGGCGGTCACTACCTGGAAGGGACCACAGACATCACCCGCACTTTTGCCTTGGGACCGCTGACTCCGGAAGAGAAAAAGCATTTCACTCTGGTCCTTCGCTGTATGCTGAACCTGATGTACGCGGTCTTCCCGGAAAATGTGTGCTGCCATAACTTGGACACGCTGGCCCGCGCCCCACTTTGGGAACACGGACTGGATTTTCTCCATGGAACCGGACATGGGGTAGGACACCTCCTCAACGTCCATGAAGGTCCAAACAATATTAACTGGAAGCTTAGACCCGGCTCTTCCCCTGTTCCCCTGATCCCCGGAATGATCACCACCGATGAACCAGGCGTCTATATCGAAGGAAAATACGGCATCCGCCTGGAAAATGAACTTCTCTGCCAAGAAAAAGAGACTACCTCTTATGGACGTTTCTTCCAATTTGAGTCCCTGACTCTGGCTCCCATTGATCTGGATGCGCTGGATGTGTCTCTCCTGTCTGCGCCGGACCGGGCCCGCCTGAACCAGTATCATCAAAATGTGTTTGAAATCCTTTCGCCGGAGCTTTCTCCCGGAGAAAGAGACTGGCTGGCGTATTATACCAGGAAAATCTGA
- a CDS encoding alpha-galactosidase: MGIIFCSQTGEFHLYNKEISYLMKILRNGQIGQLYFGGRLPRKEDYSYLLENRYRPATSYRYEGEYSFSLEHLKQEYPSYGTTDYRLPAFEILQPDGSRITDFVYVSHRIFPGKPGLPGLPCTYTEKDAEAETLEILLRDEKIQMELLLRYTIFENEAAIARSVLFCNKGTETLRLTSAMSLCLDLPDDDYEWIQFSGAWARERYPRKRKLQPGIQSVGSLRGASSHMHNPFVILKRPLADEFQGEAIGFSLIYSGNFLVQAEVDTYKVTRMTLGIHPFHFSWQLSPGEEFQTPEAILVYTKNGLNAMSQTFHRLYRARLARGYWRDKARPVLINNWEATYFDFTEEKLLDIARTAQKAGIELFVLDDGWFSSRRGETSGLGDWWPNQELLPDGIRGLSQKIEAMGMKFGLWFELEMVNKDSRLFREHPDWILHTPGRNVSHGRNQYVLDFSRQEVVDAIYTMTAKILKDSQISYIKWDMNRYITECFSTAYPPQQQGEIFHRYILGLYQLYERLTSAFPHVLFESCASGGGRFDPGMLYYAPQCWTSDDTDAVERMKIQYGTSYCYPLSSMGAHVSISPNHQLFRSTSLKTRADVAYFGTFGYELDLGRLSPEELEQIRAQTAFYKTYRTLFAAGDFYRLQSPFDSNFCAWMVVSQDQRQAVVAYYKILNDVNCEFRRLPLKGLKGSFLYQVSGDTAASGPFYGDELLQIGLITSDPSAGEAHTDCHCTDFWSRLIILNAC, translated from the coding sequence ATGGGAATTATCTTTTGCAGCCAGACCGGAGAATTCCATCTGTACAACAAAGAGATCAGCTATCTGATGAAAATCTTGAGAAACGGACAGATTGGCCAGCTTTACTTTGGAGGACGGCTTCCGAGAAAGGAAGATTACAGCTATCTTTTGGAGAACCGTTACCGTCCTGCCACTTCCTACCGATATGAGGGAGAGTATTCCTTCTCCTTGGAGCATCTCAAACAGGAATACCCCTCTTACGGGACCACGGACTATCGACTTCCCGCCTTTGAGATCCTTCAGCCCGACGGCAGCCGTATCACAGATTTTGTCTATGTATCCCACAGGATTTTCCCTGGGAAGCCCGGTCTTCCCGGACTTCCTTGCACATACACAGAAAAGGATGCGGAAGCGGAAACCCTGGAAATCCTTCTGCGGGATGAAAAAATACAGATGGAACTCCTACTCCGCTACACTATTTTTGAAAATGAAGCCGCCATCGCAAGAAGCGTACTTTTTTGCAATAAAGGAACAGAGACTCTGCGGCTTACTTCTGCCATGAGCCTTTGTCTGGACCTTCCTGATGATGATTATGAATGGATCCAGTTCTCCGGAGCCTGGGCAAGAGAACGATATCCCAGGAAGCGGAAACTGCAGCCTGGAATCCAGTCTGTAGGAAGCCTCCGCGGCGCTTCCAGCCATATGCACAATCCTTTTGTCATCCTGAAGCGCCCCTTGGCCGATGAATTCCAGGGAGAGGCGATCGGTTTTTCCCTGATCTACAGCGGTAATTTTCTAGTTCAGGCAGAGGTCGATACTTATAAGGTCACACGAATGACTCTTGGTATCCATCCTTTCCACTTTTCCTGGCAGCTTTCTCCCGGAGAGGAATTTCAGACTCCGGAGGCAATCCTCGTCTATACCAAGAATGGACTGAACGCGATGAGCCAGACCTTTCACCGGCTGTACCGCGCCCGGCTTGCCAGAGGATACTGGCGGGACAAAGCGCGGCCTGTCCTTATCAATAATTGGGAGGCGACCTATTTTGACTTTACAGAAGAGAAGCTGCTGGATATCGCCAGGACTGCCCAGAAAGCCGGGATCGAACTTTTCGTCCTGGACGATGGGTGGTTTAGTTCCAGACGCGGCGAGACCAGCGGCCTTGGAGATTGGTGGCCCAATCAGGAACTTCTCCCCGACGGCATCCGCGGACTCTCCCAGAAGATTGAGGCCATGGGGATGAAATTTGGCCTTTGGTTTGAACTGGAGATGGTAAATAAGGACAGCCGCCTCTTCCGGGAACACCCTGACTGGATCCTGCACACGCCTGGCCGGAATGTTTCCCACGGGAGGAACCAGTATGTCCTGGATTTCTCCAGACAAGAAGTAGTTGACGCCATCTATACAATGACGGCCAAAATCCTTAAGGATTCCCAGATATCCTATATCAAATGGGATATGAACCGATATATCACGGAATGTTTCTCCACTGCCTATCCTCCGCAGCAGCAGGGCGAGATCTTCCACCGCTATATCCTTGGCCTTTACCAGTTATATGAACGACTGACCAGCGCGTTTCCTCATGTCTTATTTGAGTCCTGCGCAAGCGGCGGCGGCCGGTTTGATCCGGGGATGCTGTATTATGCTCCCCAATGCTGGACCAGCGATGACACGGATGCCGTAGAACGTATGAAGATCCAATATGGCACTTCCTACTGTTACCCGTTAAGTTCCATGGGAGCCCATGTATCCATCTCCCCCAACCACCAGCTCTTCCGCTCGACTTCGCTGAAAACCCGCGCAGATGTTGCATACTTCGGTACTTTTGGCTATGAACTGGATCTGGGACGTCTGTCTCCTGAAGAACTGGAGCAGATACGAGCACAGACTGCTTTCTACAAAACCTACCGGACCCTCTTTGCCGCAGGCGACTTTTATCGTCTCCAAAGTCCGTTTGACAGTAATTTCTGCGCCTGGATGGTCGTCTCCCAAGATCAGCGCCAGGCAGTGGTCGCCTATTATAAAATCCTAAATGATGTCAACTGTGAGTTCCGTCGGCTTCCGCTGAAGGGACTCAAAGGTTCTTTCCTCTACCAGGTCTCCGGGGATACCGCCGCTTCCGGTCCTTTCTATGGAGATGAACTTTTACAGATTGGTCTCATCACCAGCGATCCCTCTGCCGGGGAGGCCCATACAGACTGCCACTGCACCGATTTCTGGTCCCGCCTCATTATCTTGAACGCCTGCTAA
- a CDS encoding cation-translocating P-type ATPase, giving the protein MEKLEKILEYGGVKRDVIFLVAAGTALAGSILGISPFSFDLAWIAIILCGVPIILEAVIGLVTAFDIKADVLVSIALIASVIIGEDFAAGEVAFIMQLGALLEDLTVAKARAGIEKLVRLTPRTARRITGSREEVVDAKEVRVGDILRVFPGETIPVDGVICAGQTSVDQAVMTGESLPVDKGIGDEVSSGTVNQFGSFDMKATRVGEDSSIQRMIRLVQSADAGKAKIVGIADRWATWIVVIALTAAVVTGLVTGAPIRAVTILVVFCPCALVLATPTAIMAAIGNATKHGFLVREGDALERLAGISDIAFDKTGTLTYGVLQVAAVESMDAKIKPEKLYGYAAAVESRSEHPLGKAVVRCYKNSGHLEESGSEQPEAEEFRMLPGRGVRGKIEGKVILAGNRELLEEAGIAVEREAEQRTEKYIRKGCTLIFVAADGRLIGFLALSDTLREDAGVTIAGVKKAGVTPVLLTGDHKEAAKTISETIGIKEVYAGCLPEAKLEWIAQTQEKGQQVCMIGDGINDAPALKKAFVGIAMGGTGSDIAVDAADIALVNDDIRELPHLLRLAKRMMFTIKCNLTFSMALNFIAIILAITGILNPVVGALVHNAGSVLVILNSALLLGTGEN; this is encoded by the coding sequence ATGGAAAAATTGGAAAAGATACTAGAATATGGGGGAGTAAAAAGAGATGTTATTTTTCTTGTCGCGGCCGGAACAGCTTTGGCGGGCAGTATCCTTGGGATTTCCCCGTTTTCCTTTGACTTGGCGTGGATCGCGATCATCCTGTGCGGGGTACCGATCATTTTGGAAGCGGTCATTGGACTGGTGACAGCATTTGATATCAAGGCGGACGTGCTGGTATCCATCGCGCTGATCGCTTCTGTGATCATCGGGGAGGATTTTGCCGCCGGAGAGGTCGCGTTTATCATGCAGCTTGGAGCTTTGCTGGAAGATCTGACGGTTGCAAAAGCCCGAGCCGGGATCGAGAAGCTGGTCCGGCTGACGCCGCGGACGGCTAGAAGGATCACAGGATCGCGGGAAGAGGTCGTGGACGCAAAAGAAGTCCGAGTGGGAGACATCTTGCGGGTATTTCCGGGAGAAACGATCCCGGTGGACGGAGTGATCTGCGCCGGTCAGACTTCTGTAGACCAGGCAGTCATGACCGGGGAATCACTTCCGGTGGATAAAGGGATTGGAGATGAGGTGTCCAGCGGAACGGTCAACCAGTTTGGGTCTTTTGATATGAAGGCCACAAGGGTAGGGGAGGATAGTTCTATTCAGCGAATGATACGGCTTGTCCAGTCCGCGGATGCGGGGAAGGCGAAGATCGTAGGAATCGCGGACCGATGGGCGACCTGGATCGTGGTGATCGCGCTGACCGCGGCGGTGGTGACGGGACTGGTCACAGGGGCGCCGATCCGGGCGGTAACGATCCTGGTCGTGTTCTGCCCCTGCGCGTTGGTACTGGCAACGCCGACGGCGATCATGGCGGCTATTGGCAATGCGACAAAGCATGGCTTCCTGGTTCGGGAAGGAGATGCCCTGGAAAGACTGGCGGGAATTTCCGATATCGCGTTTGATAAAACCGGCACACTGACTTATGGCGTTCTGCAGGTGGCCGCGGTGGAAAGTATGGATGCCAAGATAAAACCTGAGAAATTATATGGATATGCGGCCGCGGTGGAATCACGGTCAGAACATCCGCTTGGGAAAGCGGTGGTGCGCTGCTATAAAAATAGCGGACATTTGGAAGAATCGGGTTCAGAACAGCCAGAGGCTGAGGAGTTCCGGATGCTCCCCGGACGTGGAGTGCGGGGGAAAATAGAAGGAAAGGTTATTTTAGCGGGGAATCGAGAATTGTTAGAAGAGGCAGGGATAGCTGTTGAGAGGGAAGCAGAGCAGAGGACAGAGAAGTATATACGGAAAGGATGTACACTGATCTTCGTGGCAGCTGATGGGAGATTGATCGGTTTCCTTGCACTTTCTGATACACTCCGGGAAGACGCTGGTGTGACGATAGCAGGAGTGAAAAAGGCCGGAGTGACCCCGGTCCTTCTCACCGGAGATCACAAAGAGGCGGCCAAGACAATTTCAGAGACTATTGGGATCAAAGAAGTATACGCGGGGTGTCTGCCGGAGGCTAAATTGGAATGGATCGCCCAAACTCAGGAGAAGGGACAGCAAGTATGTATGATCGGAGATGGAATCAACGATGCGCCTGCTCTTAAGAAAGCATTCGTCGGAATCGCCATGGGAGGAACAGGAAGCGATATCGCGGTGGATGCCGCGGACATCGCGCTCGTGAACGATGATATCCGGGAATTGCCGCATCTTCTGCGGCTGGCAAAACGTATGATGTTTACGATCAAATGCAACCTGACATTTTCCATGGCCTTGAATTTCATAGCTATCATCTTGGCGATCACAGGAATCCTGAATCCAGTTGTAGGAGCCTTGGTCCATAACGCCGGGTCTGTATTGGTGATCCTTAATTCCGCTTTACTATTGGGGACGGGGGAAAATTAA